In Pirellulales bacterium, the genomic stretch AATTCGCGCCGCGCTGGCAAAAAAGCACGGCGTGAATGTGTGCTGCCCGATCACGGCCGGCATTTTCGCTTGGATTGCGGCCCACGCCGCCGAAGAAGCCGTGACCGATGCCACCGCCAACGCGCGCGGCAAACCCAAAACTACTCCCTACTGGCGCACGCTGAAAACCGGCGGCGAGCTTAACCCCAAATATCCCGGCGGCATCGCCCGGCTGCGCAAACAACTGGCCGCCGAAGGCCACCGTGTCGTCGCCAAAGGCAAGCGCTTTTTCGTGGCCGATTATCAAACGCGCCTGGCGAAAATCTCGGCGTGATCCCCCAACTCCCGGACACTTTTTTCGGAGAACCATTCATGCTCACTAAGCGATATTTTGTGATTGCCGTTGCGATGGCGGCGGCAGGCATGGCGTTTTTAGCCGGCCGCAGCGCGGGAATTGCCGCCATGAAAGCCGAGGCAGCCAACCGCGTGTTCGAAATTCGCACCTACACCGCCGAAGACGGCAAG encodes the following:
- a CDS encoding methylated DNA-protein cysteine methyltransferase gives rise to the protein MAQRKKSWREKLADSKDLPKTGRITGKMSKRWGTGNFVIPAPLEVDALMKRVPKGMLITTAEIRAALAKKHGVNVCCPITAGIFAWIAAHAAEEAVTDATANARGKPKTTPYWRTLKTGGELNPKYPGGIARLRKQLAAEGHRVVAKGKRFFVADYQTRLAKISA